In Streptomyces nodosus, one DNA window encodes the following:
- a CDS encoding amidohydrolase, producing the protein MLCARLTNARFRTMDPDHPVAHDLGIWHGRIVGLDEAVTSLPAREVIDLQGATVLPGFIDAHVHLAWTGLKLGTPSIAGLSRIDDVLGVVEQAVRQADSPGSWVNIAGYDQRALGRHLTAAELDRVSHGHKVFLMHESGHGCVVNTAVLDLLPDGVPDENGFLAEGAMGAARALRLPHSQDELAAAIGRAARTCLAEGVTACAEAGIGGSLLGHSPVELGAYQLAREQGLLPLHVQLMVSADRLHPVGAHRADGIPKALDLGLRTGFGDDRLSVGALKIFTDGGMMARTAALSAPYEGLGHTGQLQDDPQVLTESIVDGHLAGWQLAVHAIGDRAADVALDALERAQRLRPRPGARHRIEHAGLIRPDQLPRFARLGVSAVVQPNFLRHFGDDYAAIMGEERAPWLYRGRGFLDHGVPLVGSSDRPVADGSPLRAVQFMVERASEFGQVIGPEEGITVEEALHAYTVAGARACHWEDRAGSLTPGKRADLVVLGDDPLRMDSSRIGDIEVVAAYVDGRAPETGLP; encoded by the coding sequence CCGCACCATGGATCCGGACCACCCGGTCGCCCATGACCTCGGCATCTGGCACGGCCGGATCGTCGGCTTGGACGAGGCGGTGACCTCCCTGCCGGCCCGGGAGGTGATCGACCTTCAGGGCGCCACCGTGCTCCCCGGGTTCATCGACGCCCATGTCCACCTCGCCTGGACCGGCCTCAAGCTGGGCACCCCGAGCATCGCGGGCCTCAGCCGGATCGACGACGTACTGGGCGTCGTGGAGCAGGCCGTCCGCCAGGCCGACTCGCCCGGTTCCTGGGTGAACATCGCCGGTTACGACCAGCGGGCCCTCGGCCGGCATCTGACCGCTGCCGAACTGGACAGGGTCAGCCATGGGCACAAGGTGTTCCTGATGCATGAATCCGGCCACGGCTGTGTGGTCAACACCGCGGTGCTCGACCTGCTCCCCGACGGTGTCCCGGACGAGAACGGCTTCCTCGCCGAGGGAGCCATGGGCGCCGCCCGTGCGCTGCGGCTGCCGCACTCACAGGACGAACTGGCCGCGGCGATCGGACGCGCCGCCCGGACCTGCCTCGCCGAAGGTGTCACCGCCTGCGCCGAGGCCGGCATCGGCGGCAGCCTGCTCGGCCACAGCCCCGTCGAACTGGGCGCGTACCAACTCGCCCGGGAGCAGGGCCTGCTCCCGCTCCATGTGCAGCTCATGGTCTCCGCCGACCGGCTGCACCCGGTCGGCGCGCACCGGGCCGACGGCATCCCCAAGGCCCTCGACCTCGGCCTGCGCACGGGGTTCGGCGACGACCGGCTCTCCGTGGGCGCGCTGAAGATCTTCACCGACGGCGGCATGATGGCCCGTACCGCCGCACTCAGCGCCCCCTACGAAGGGCTCGGCCACACAGGGCAGTTGCAGGACGACCCGCAGGTGCTCACGGAGTCGATCGTGGACGGCCACCTCGCGGGCTGGCAACTCGCCGTGCACGCCATCGGCGACCGCGCCGCGGACGTCGCCCTCGACGCCCTGGAACGCGCCCAGCGCCTCAGGCCGCGCCCCGGCGCCCGGCACCGCATCGAACACGCCGGGCTCATCCGCCCCGACCAACTGCCGCGCTTCGCCCGGCTCGGTGTCAGCGCCGTCGTCCAGCCGAACTTCCTGCGCCACTTCGGCGACGACTATGCGGCGATCATGGGTGAGGAGCGAGCGCCCTGGCTCTACCGGGGCAGAGGATTCCTGGATCACGGTGTCCCCCTGGTCGGCAGCTCCGACCGCCCGGTCGCGGACGGATCCCCGCTGCGGGCCGTGCAGTTCATGGTCGAGCGTGCCTCCGAGTTCGGTCAGGTGATCGGCCCGGAGGAGGGGATCACCGTCGAGGAGGCCCTGCACGCCTACACCGTCGCGGGCGCCCGCGCCTGCCACTGGGAGGACAGGGCCGGCAGCCTCACCCCGGGCAAGCGCGCGGACCTGGTCGTGCTCGGTGACGACCCCCTGCGCATGGACTCTTCGCGGATCGGAGACATCGAGGTGGTGGCGGCATACGTCGACGGCCGCGCCCCGGAGACCGGCCTGCCCTGA
- a CDS encoding GNAT family N-acetyltransferase, producing the protein MITGMPRLALPPARTPATPPVRPARREDAAALAVLSRPFVRSGALRERPLSLYADHAADFLVVEAPDGTLDGCLGLRVHPADQERGSGPAGVLYSFCVARHRQGCGTGARLLLAALSRARSERLGALFTATTGGGSLFLRYGFTPVDACLAPSGWASSLDPRRNAQVLALSLCLPS; encoded by the coding sequence TTGATCACGGGCATGCCGCGCCTTGCCCTGCCGCCTGCGCGCACCCCGGCGACACCGCCGGTCCGTCCCGCCCGCCGCGAGGACGCCGCCGCACTCGCCGTACTGTCACGGCCGTTCGTCCGCTCGGGTGCGCTGCGCGAGCGTCCCCTGTCCCTGTACGCCGACCACGCGGCTGACTTCCTGGTGGTGGAGGCCCCCGACGGCACCCTCGACGGATGCCTGGGCCTGCGAGTCCATCCGGCCGACCAGGAGCGCGGGTCGGGCCCCGCGGGTGTCCTGTACAGCTTCTGCGTGGCCCGGCACCGTCAGGGATGCGGAACGGGGGCCCGCCTGTTACTGGCGGCTCTGTCCAGGGCTCGCTCCGAGCGGCTGGGCGCCCTGTTCACGGCGACGACCGGCGGCGGCAGCCTCTTTCTCCGGTACGGATTCACTCCGGTCGACGCATGCCTGGCGCCCTCGGGCTGGGCGAGTTCCCTGGACCCTCGGCGCAATGCGCAGGTCCTCGCCCTGAGTCTGTGCCTGCCGTCGTAG
- the argB gene encoding acetylglutamate kinase has translation MNRPLKEAQDGPTVVKYGGNAMVDEDLRRAFARDVVELWHAGLRPVVVHGGGPQISAMLRHLGLESRFEAGLRVTTPETMDVVRMVLAGRVQRELVGHINAHGPHAVGITGEDAHTLTAVRRLAQVDGRQVDIGLVGDIVEVNPRTVRALLDQGHIPVVSPVARGEDGQVYNVNADLAASALAVSLEAARLVVLTDVEGLYGDWPRGTTVIERLTARELERLLPGLTAGMLPKMEGCLRAVRGGVGRAHVLDGRVPHVLLRSVLERHGTGTTVVPDDGSG, from the coding sequence ATGAACCGACCGCTGAAGGAAGCTCAGGACGGCCCGACAGTCGTCAAGTACGGCGGTAACGCCATGGTGGACGAGGACCTCCGGCGGGCCTTCGCCCGGGACGTGGTGGAACTGTGGCACGCGGGTCTGCGTCCGGTCGTCGTGCACGGCGGCGGACCGCAGATCAGCGCGATGCTCCGCCACCTCGGTCTGGAGAGCCGCTTCGAAGCGGGCCTCAGGGTCACCACCCCGGAGACCATGGACGTGGTGCGCATGGTGCTTGCGGGCCGGGTCCAGCGGGAGCTGGTCGGCCACATCAACGCTCATGGGCCCCATGCCGTGGGCATCACGGGCGAGGACGCGCACACCCTGACCGCCGTGCGGCGGCTGGCTCAGGTGGACGGCCGCCAGGTGGACATCGGCCTCGTCGGCGACATCGTCGAGGTGAACCCGCGTACGGTGCGCGCCCTGCTGGATCAGGGCCATATCCCCGTCGTCTCCCCCGTGGCGCGTGGTGAGGACGGCCAGGTCTACAACGTCAACGCGGACCTCGCCGCGTCCGCGCTGGCCGTTTCCCTGGAAGCCGCGCGCCTGGTGGTGCTCACCGATGTGGAGGGGCTGTACGGCGACTGGCCGCGCGGCACCACGGTGATCGAGCGTCTGACGGCCCGCGAACTGGAGCGGCTGCTGCCCGGGCTGACAGCCGGGATGCTGCCGAAGATGGAGGGGTGTCTGCGGGCCGTCCGGGGCGGTGTGGGCAGGGCTCATGTACTCGACGGCCGGGTGCCGCATGTGCTGCTGCGGAGCGTCCTCGAGCGACATGGCACGGGAACCACCGTGGTTCCGGACGACGGTTCCGGCTGA
- a CDS encoding isochorismatase family protein has translation MTSSRVSPYLMTAAASPPVGGPSWSIDPKRSALLVQHMQKYLVHALRDHAPVTELLANVSRLTRSARAAGVPVVYAVRVPQQRAGAPDGGHPVLLGPAPEVRVDAVVDVVQPQVGDTVLTAKRSSSFAGTQLPFTLRRLGRDQLVVVGTTAGTEVLRTAADAWTRDIESFVVSDAVVDRTAGDHATALRWLAATCASVVATDSVLEAFRGPHTAAGTP, from the coding sequence ATGACATCGTCGCGCGTCTCCCCCTACCTCATGACCGCCGCGGCGTCACCGCCCGTCGGCGGCCCCTCCTGGAGCATCGACCCGAAACGGTCGGCGCTTCTGGTGCAGCACATGCAGAAGTACCTCGTGCACGCCCTGCGCGACCACGCGCCCGTCACCGAACTCCTCGCCAACGTCAGCCGGTTGACGCGATCCGCTCGGGCGGCGGGAGTCCCGGTCGTGTACGCGGTACGGGTTCCACAGCAGCGAGCAGGCGCCCCGGACGGAGGCCACCCCGTCCTCCTGGGGCCCGCCCCCGAGGTCCGGGTGGATGCGGTCGTGGACGTGGTGCAGCCACAGGTCGGTGACACCGTGCTCACCGCCAAGCGGTCCAGCTCGTTCGCCGGCACCCAACTGCCCTTCACCCTGCGGAGGCTGGGACGGGACCAGTTGGTGGTCGTCGGGACCACCGCGGGGACGGAAGTGCTCCGCACCGCCGCGGACGCCTGGACGCGGGACATCGAATCCTTCGTCGTCAGCGACGCCGTGGTCGACCGGACGGCCGGAGACCACGCGACGGCCTTACGGTGGCTGGCCGCCACCTGCGCATCGGTCGTGGCCACCGACTCCGTGCTGGAGGCGTTCCGCGGGCCGCACACCGCCGCCGGGACGCCGTGA
- a CDS encoding DUF2470 domain-containing protein, translated as MHRSPAQVPTAAERVRSILATADSMTVVSDGRHTEVHRLDGTLAMSHVHLHAPAEGAGAPSAGRIPVRLDLTDVAPTPVRDRLRARVTLTGVLAAPYEPESTDSTCMEFGQAVLEDATGRTFVAFEELEATELDPLATSEADLLTHLVDTHGELVPLFMRLLRPLPDSGVQRALPVGMDRYGLTLRLEYPHTHRDARLPFRTPVHHSAHVGSRIQALVAAARRLSPTGHPL; from the coding sequence ATGCACCGTTCCCCTGCCCAGGTGCCGACAGCCGCCGAGCGTGTCCGCTCGATCCTGGCCACGGCCGATTCGATGACCGTGGTGAGCGACGGGCGGCACACCGAAGTGCACCGTCTCGACGGCACCCTGGCCATGAGTCACGTCCATCTGCACGCCCCGGCCGAAGGTGCCGGTGCCCCGTCGGCCGGGCGGATCCCGGTCCGGCTGGACCTCACCGATGTCGCCCCGACGCCCGTGCGCGACCGGTTGCGCGCCCGGGTCACCCTGACCGGAGTACTGGCGGCCCCGTACGAACCCGAGTCCACGGACAGCACCTGCATGGAGTTCGGGCAGGCGGTGCTGGAGGACGCCACCGGGCGCACATTCGTGGCCTTCGAGGAGCTGGAAGCAACCGAACTCGACCCCCTGGCGACGAGCGAGGCCGATCTGCTGACCCACCTCGTCGACACCCACGGCGAACTCGTCCCCCTGTTCATGCGCCTCCTCCGCCCGCTCCCGGACAGCGGGGTTCAGCGCGCCCTCCCGGTGGGAATGGACCGTTACGGCCTGACCCTGCGTCTCGAATACCCGCACACCCACCGCGACGCCCGACTGCCGTTCCGAACACCCGTGCACCACAGCGCTCACGTTGGTTCCCGGATCCAGGCCCTCGTGGCCGCAGCACGCCGCCTCTCCCCCACGGGTCACCCACTCTGA
- a CDS encoding putative leader peptide translates to MKRQDLTRRRHVDLARVSSACCRCRV, encoded by the coding sequence ATGAAGCGACAGGACCTCACGAGGCGACGCCACGTCGACCTTGCGCGTGTCTCCAGCGCCTGCTGTCGCTGTCGGGTCTGA
- a CDS encoding NAD(P)H-dependent oxidoreductase — MATVLSVSGSPSATSRTARLLRRQADGVVIGTPVYKAGCSGLLKSLLGPLPQYALAGRTVLPLATGGTAAHVLAIDYALRPVLASMAPAHITPGWFTLDKDITVGEDGTLTVAPGSAEALAQVTDQFSAALGGRTTLLAAAG, encoded by the coding sequence ATGGCCACCGTCCTGTCCGTCTCCGGAAGCCCCTCCGCCACCTCACGCACCGCTCGGCTGCTACGCCGTCAGGCGGACGGAGTGGTGATCGGTACCCCCGTCTACAAGGCCGGCTGTTCCGGTCTGCTGAAGTCGCTGCTCGGCCCGCTCCCGCAGTACGCCCTGGCAGGCAGGACGGTCCTTCCGCTCGCCACCGGGGGAACCGCCGCGCATGTCCTGGCCATCGACTACGCCCTGCGCCCGGTTCTCGCTTCCATGGCCCCTGCGCACATCACGCCGGGCTGGTTCACGCTCGACAAGGACATCACGGTGGGCGAGGACGGCACGCTGACCGTCGCGCCGGGCTCGGCCGAGGCTCTGGCACAGGTCACGGACCAGTTCTCCGCGGCGCTGGGCGGCCGTACGACGCTGCTGGCGGCCGCCGGATGA
- a CDS encoding SfnB family sulfur acquisition oxidoreductase codes for MSGAYVIADDTEALAVAAELAADFRTGAAERDARRRLPDAELERLSASGLLAVTVPADHGGADVRAATLAEIFRLLAAADASLAQIPQSHFVYVNVLRRQGTDEQQKFFFGEVLRGKRFGNAQSEAGTRHVQDIRTRLARRPDGSYLLDGVKHYSTGALFAHWIPVLARTEDDNLHVAYVPRDAPGLTVVDDWDGMGQRTTAGGTVRLESVPVPAHRIVPHHLTFRGPQLHGALAQLLHAAIDAGIAFGALAEAVEFVRTKSRPWFESGFGTAAEDPLLIQRFGELAIRVRAADALLAAAARSVDAARADLTDDSAAEASIAVAAAKVTAAEAAVDIGSALFEVSGTRSALDSLGLHRHWRDARTHTLHDPSRWKVQHIGRHVLNGTRPPRHGLL; via the coding sequence ATGAGCGGCGCGTACGTCATCGCCGACGACACCGAGGCCCTTGCCGTGGCTGCGGAGCTGGCCGCGGACTTCCGTACGGGCGCCGCCGAGCGGGATGCACGCCGTCGGCTCCCGGACGCCGAGCTGGAGCGGCTGTCCGCCTCCGGGCTACTGGCTGTGACGGTGCCCGCGGACCACGGCGGCGCGGACGTCCGCGCGGCCACCCTCGCCGAGATCTTCCGGCTGCTCGCCGCCGCCGACGCCAGCCTCGCCCAGATCCCGCAGAGCCACTTCGTGTACGTCAATGTGCTGCGCCGGCAGGGGACCGACGAGCAGCAGAAGTTCTTCTTCGGAGAGGTGCTGCGGGGCAAGCGGTTCGGCAACGCCCAGTCCGAGGCGGGCACCAGGCACGTCCAGGACATCCGCACCCGGCTCGCACGGCGCCCGGACGGCTCGTACCTCCTCGACGGCGTCAAGCACTACTCCACCGGCGCGCTGTTCGCCCACTGGATCCCCGTTCTCGCCCGCACCGAGGACGACAACCTGCACGTGGCGTACGTGCCGCGCGACGCGCCCGGCCTCACGGTCGTCGACGACTGGGACGGTATGGGGCAGCGCACCACCGCCGGCGGAACCGTCCGCCTGGAGTCGGTGCCCGTGCCCGCCCACCGGATCGTGCCGCACCACCTCACCTTCCGAGGACCCCAACTCCACGGCGCCCTCGCCCAGTTGCTGCACGCGGCCATCGACGCCGGGATCGCCTTCGGAGCATTGGCCGAGGCGGTGGAGTTCGTCCGCACCAAGAGCCGCCCCTGGTTCGAGAGCGGCTTCGGGACGGCTGCCGAGGACCCGCTGCTGATCCAGCGGTTCGGCGAACTGGCGATCCGGGTAAGGGCCGCCGACGCGCTGCTCGCCGCCGCGGCCAGGTCCGTGGACGCGGCCCGCGCCGACCTGACCGACGACTCCGCCGCCGAGGCCTCGATCGCCGTGGCCGCTGCCAAGGTGACGGCGGCGGAGGCCGCCGTGGACATCGGCAGCGCCCTCTTCGAGGTCTCCGGCACCCGCTCCGCGCTCGACTCCCTGGGCCTGCACCGCCACTGGCGCGACGCACGCACCCACACCCTGCACGACCCGTCCCGCTGGAAGGTCCAGCACATCGGCCGCCACGTCCTCAACGGCACCAGGCCGCCCCGGCACGGCCTTCTCTGA
- a CDS encoding LLM class flavin-dependent oxidoreductase, giving the protein MSLTFHWFLPTNGDSRHVVGGGHGTPATESGRDRPPTVAYLSQIARAAEDLGFVGVLTPTGAWCEDAWLTTAMVSQNTERLKFLVAFRPGFVSPTLAAQMASTFQRQTGGRLLLNVVTGGESHEQRAYGDFLDKDARYRRTGEFLEIVRGLWEGRTIDLRGEHLQVEDAKLARVPDPVPEVYFGGSSPVAGEVAAKHVDVYLTWGEPPAQVAQKIAWIRALAAEEGRSVRFGIRLHVITRDTSEQAWAEAKRLLDGFGPEAVKAIQAGLARSESEGQQRMLALHGGGSRDRLEIHPNLWAGIGLVRGGAGTALVGSHTEVTERIKEYAGLGIEEFVLSGYPHLEEAYWFGEGVLPKLQAQGLWQHPYGRQAALMPQVPFAGAGGPRLTL; this is encoded by the coding sequence GTGTCCCTCACCTTCCACTGGTTCCTGCCCACCAACGGAGACAGCCGCCATGTCGTCGGCGGTGGCCACGGCACCCCCGCCACGGAGTCCGGACGCGACCGGCCGCCGACGGTCGCCTACCTGAGCCAGATCGCCCGCGCCGCCGAGGACCTGGGCTTCGTCGGCGTGCTGACCCCGACGGGGGCCTGGTGCGAGGACGCGTGGCTGACCACCGCGATGGTCAGCCAGAACACCGAACGCCTGAAGTTCCTCGTCGCCTTCCGGCCAGGCTTCGTCTCGCCGACGCTCGCCGCGCAGATGGCGTCGACCTTCCAGCGGCAGACCGGCGGACGGCTGCTGCTGAACGTCGTCACCGGCGGCGAGAGCCACGAACAGCGGGCCTACGGCGACTTCCTCGACAAGGACGCCCGCTACCGCCGGACCGGTGAATTCCTGGAGATCGTACGGGGACTGTGGGAGGGCAGGACCATCGACCTGCGCGGCGAGCACCTCCAGGTCGAGGACGCGAAGCTCGCCCGAGTGCCGGACCCGGTCCCCGAGGTGTACTTCGGCGGATCCTCACCCGTCGCCGGAGAAGTCGCCGCCAAGCACGTCGATGTCTACCTCACCTGGGGCGAGCCACCCGCGCAGGTCGCCCAGAAGATCGCCTGGATCCGCGCGCTGGCCGCCGAGGAAGGCCGAAGCGTCCGCTTCGGTATCCGGTTGCACGTCATCACCCGCGACACCTCCGAACAGGCCTGGGCCGAGGCGAAGCGGCTCCTCGACGGCTTCGGCCCGGAGGCGGTCAAGGCCATCCAGGCGGGACTGGCCCGCAGCGAGTCCGAGGGCCAGCAGCGCATGCTCGCCCTGCACGGCGGCGGCAGCCGTGACCGTCTGGAGATCCACCCCAACCTCTGGGCCGGCATCGGCCTGGTGCGCGGCGGCGCGGGCACGGCGCTGGTCGGCAGTCACACCGAGGTGACCGAGCGGATCAAGGAGTACGCCGGCCTGGGCATCGAGGAGTTCGTGCTCTCCGGCTACCCGCATCTGGAGGAGGCCTACTGGTTCGGCGAGGGCGTCCTGCCGAAGCTTCAGGCGCAGGGCCTGTGGCAGCACCCGTACGGACGGCAGGCAGCCCTCATGCCCCAGGTGCCCTTCGCCGGTGCCGGTGGCCCGCGATTGACCCTGTGA
- a CDS encoding phosphotransferase, translating into MFLPGEVGHDFAAPQVRSDASLIAAARLLRALHDASVSFVREPDDVWMFPAHEPTEVICHGDAATYNTVFRGQLPVAFIDFDTAHPGPRLWDVAYTAYRFVPLYAPDAAEPTLPVPEACRRLTLFADAYGLSEEERAEFPAVAAARLRALVESMYTQAAAGHPAFSRHVADGHDRRYLTDAQWIEAVFGPRTDNR; encoded by the coding sequence ATGTTCCTGCCCGGCGAGGTGGGACACGACTTCGCCGCACCGCAGGTGCGCAGCGACGCGTCCCTGATCGCGGCGGCCCGACTGCTGCGCGCTCTCCACGATGCCTCGGTGAGCTTCGTACGAGAGCCGGATGACGTATGGATGTTCCCGGCGCATGAGCCCACGGAGGTGATCTGTCACGGCGACGCGGCGACGTACAACACGGTGTTCCGGGGCCAACTCCCCGTCGCCTTCATCGACTTCGACACTGCTCACCCCGGGCCGCGGCTGTGGGATGTGGCCTACACGGCGTACCGCTTCGTGCCGCTGTACGCACCGGACGCAGCCGAACCCACGCTGCCCGTCCCCGAAGCCTGCCGCCGGCTGACGCTCTTCGCCGACGCGTACGGGCTGTCCGAGGAAGAACGGGCCGAGTTCCCCGCAGTCGCGGCGGCGCGGCTGCGGGCGCTGGTCGAGTCGATGTACACGCAGGCGGCAGCGGGCCATCCGGCCTTCAGCCGGCACGTCGCCGACGGACACGACCGCCGGTATCTCACCGACGCGCAATGGATCGAGGCCGTCTTCGGACCCCGCACCGACAACCGCTAG
- a CDS encoding molybdopterin-dependent oxidoreductase, with product MPPGQRFVNGWPVSHYGPVPRFRPERWSLRVFGATASGDTHEWTFDDLAGLPRTTVTADLHCASGPTSTGHEWYGIPATTVLDLVPPAPEVTHVMAWAEYGYSANLRLADFTSSQTLMATHHNGEPLTAEHGFPLRLVVPHLFGYKGPKWLRGIEYMTADRRGFWEERGYHNLADPWLQQRYSYQEDASD from the coding sequence ATGCCGCCCGGACAGCGCTTCGTGAACGGCTGGCCCGTCTCGCACTACGGCCCCGTCCCCCGCTTCCGCCCCGAACGCTGGAGCCTGCGCGTCTTCGGTGCCACCGCCTCCGGCGACACCCACGAGTGGACTTTCGACGACCTCGCCGGCCTCCCCCGCACCACGGTCACCGCCGACCTGCACTGCGCGAGCGGCCCCACCTCCACCGGGCACGAGTGGTACGGCATCCCGGCCACGACCGTCCTGGACCTGGTCCCGCCGGCGCCTGAAGTCACGCACGTCATGGCCTGGGCCGAGTACGGCTACTCCGCCAACCTGCGCCTCGCCGACTTCACCTCGTCCCAGACCCTGATGGCCACCCACCACAACGGCGAGCCCCTCACCGCCGAACACGGCTTCCCTCTCCGCCTGGTCGTCCCCCATCTGTTCGGCTACAAGGGCCCCAAATGGCTGCGCGGCATCGAGTACATGACGGCGGACCGGCGCGGCTTCTGGGAGGAACGCGGCTACCACAACCTCGCCGACCCCTGGCTGCAGCAGCGCTACTCCTACCAGGAGGACGCGAGCGACTAG
- a CDS encoding methyltransferase domain-containing protein, which produces MIQIVEHAPQEGPYAIGTALEAAGLPVRVCRVWAGDRVPETVDDLVGLVVMGGPMAAYDDFPSRSAELALLRAALEAEIPVLGVCLGAQLLAVAAGGAGKPGGGTQIGWGDVRTTAAAAIDPLFAAIPGQLRVLHRHGDMMDLPTEATLLASCDRYPVQAFRIGRCAWGLQFHLEVDEVAVEALARAFPEEAATAPGLLETAPVELAALARHRDDVCKRFAAFVAGRVEQTATRAFFTRRASTWEQRFAGDGPRYAAAVERMGLRPGQHVLDLGCGTGLALPALRAQVGTEGVVVGVDLTPAMLKAATCEGRDAEAQLLLADAARLPLPTGAVYGVFSAGLINHVSDPVAALGEWARVTASEGVLLLFHPSGRAERAARHGRTLDPDDLMAEEHLRPALRAAGWHLDCYEDAPHHFLARAVRGHE; this is translated from the coding sequence GTGATCCAGATCGTGGAGCACGCACCGCAGGAAGGGCCGTACGCCATCGGTACCGCACTTGAGGCGGCCGGGTTGCCGGTGCGGGTCTGCCGCGTCTGGGCGGGTGACCGGGTGCCGGAGACGGTGGACGACCTGGTGGGCCTGGTGGTCATGGGCGGGCCGATGGCCGCCTACGACGACTTCCCGAGCCGTAGCGCGGAACTGGCACTGCTGAGGGCCGCCCTGGAGGCCGAGATTCCCGTGCTCGGGGTGTGTCTGGGCGCGCAGCTGCTTGCGGTCGCGGCGGGCGGCGCCGGCAAGCCCGGCGGCGGGACACAGATCGGCTGGGGCGACGTACGGACGACGGCGGCCGCGGCGATCGACCCGCTGTTCGCCGCCATCCCTGGCCAGTTGCGAGTGCTGCACCGGCACGGCGACATGATGGACCTGCCGACCGAGGCGACGCTCCTCGCTTCCTGCGATCGCTACCCGGTGCAGGCGTTCCGGATCGGCCGTTGCGCCTGGGGCCTCCAGTTCCATCTGGAAGTGGACGAGGTGGCCGTCGAGGCGCTCGCCAGGGCCTTCCCCGAGGAAGCGGCTACCGCCCCCGGTCTGCTGGAGACCGCCCCCGTGGAACTGGCAGCCCTCGCCCGTCACCGCGACGACGTGTGCAAACGCTTCGCCGCCTTCGTCGCCGGACGGGTCGAACAGACGGCCACCCGGGCCTTCTTCACCCGGCGAGCGTCCACCTGGGAGCAGCGCTTCGCCGGCGACGGCCCCCGGTACGCGGCGGCAGTCGAACGGATGGGACTGCGCCCCGGGCAGCACGTTCTCGACCTGGGCTGCGGCACCGGCCTGGCACTGCCCGCACTGCGCGCGCAGGTCGGCACCGAGGGCGTCGTTGTCGGCGTCGACCTCACGCCCGCGATGCTGAAGGCCGCGACATGCGAAGGCCGGGACGCGGAGGCGCAGTTGCTACTGGCCGATGCGGCCCGGCTGCCGCTGCCGACCGGCGCGGTGTACGGCGTCTTCAGCGCGGGCCTGATCAATCACGTTTCCGATCCGGTCGCGGCGCTGGGCGAATGGGCCCGAGTGACCGCCTCCGAGGGTGTCCTGCTCCTCTTCCACCCCTCGGGCCGCGCCGAACGCGCCGCCCGCCACGGCCGCACCCTCGACCCGGACGACCTGATGGCCGAGGAGCATCTGCGTCCCGCACTGCGAGCAGCGGGCTGGCACCTGGACTGCTACGAGGACGCCCCGCACCACTTTCTGGCCCGCGCGGTCCGCGGCCACGAATGA